The following are encoded in a window of Dysidea avara chromosome 4, odDysAvar1.4, whole genome shotgun sequence genomic DNA:
- the LOC136252302 gene encoding ATP-dependent DNA helicase RecQ-like, producing MDRAMNFTEVVGRAVLTMGLLPLKDKQLEALQSFVSGKDTFVALPTSTGYGKSVIFAVLPLVFNYMLGKGGKLLLASKLNHAISGVTDCIVVVLTPLISLMIDQREKFSHKGIVVDFVGDAQRDEEVIQNVIGGKIQLLYISPKRLINSRIFHDMLHSDVYKENLKALVVDEAHCIKMWGDEFRRAYSEIGTLRSIIPRNVNLLALTATATQETLDVVTDRLSLKEPVVIGLQPDKDNIKYLVKPCPSVGDICSALADELVIERSNMPKTVLFCRTLKHCAKIYKTIRRKLGRNITDPAGLPNLLGVRVVDLFTAAPKPEMRELVLKEFCKADTSLRLMVASSAFGLGVDCPDISRIIHWGAPNTLEDLVQESGRAGRDGRLSQAILYHKIVREKVSKPVREYGKNQIVCRRTLLFKKFLFNEKKKGLIKACNCCDICEPLCVCSRCTDQDNNS from the exons ATGGATCGAGCTATGAATTTCACAGAGGTGGTTGGGAGGGCTGTTTTAACGATGGGACTATTACCCTTAAAGGATAAGCAACTTGAGGCGCTGCAAAGTTTTGTCTCTGGCAAAGACACCTTTGTGGCTCTGCCCACTAGCACTGGTTACGGGAAATCAGTGATATTTGCTGTTTTGCCTCTGGTTTTTAATTATATGCTTGGTAAGGGTGGTAAACTTTTACTAGCTAGCAAGCTTAATCATGCTATTTCAGGTGTCACTGATTGTATTGTGGTTGTTTTAACCCCACTAATATCGCTGATGATTGACCAGAGAGAGAAGTTTTCCCATAAAGGAATTGTGGTTGATTTTGTAGGCGATGCACAGAGGGATGAAGAGGTAATTCAGAATGTGATTGGTGGGAAAATCCAGTTGCTGTACATTAGTCCCAAGAGACTGATCAACAGCAGAATTTTCCATGACATGCTTCATTCTGATGTATACAAAGAAAATTTGAAGGCACTAGTCGTTGATGAGGCCCATTGCATTAAAATGTG GGGTGATGAATTTAGAAGAGCATATTCTGAAATTGGAACTTTAAGAAGCATTATTCCACGTAATGTTAACCTTTTAGCACTAACTGCTACAGCAACACAAGAGACTTTGGATGTTGTCACAGACAGGCTTTCACTCAAAGAACCAGTGGTCATTGGCTTGCAGCCAGACAAAGATAACATTAAGTACTTGGTTAAGCCATGTCCAAGTGTGGGTGACATTTGTTCAGCCTTAGCTGATGAACTAGTAATAGAACGTTCAAACATGCCAAAGACTGTTCTGTTTTGTCGCACATTAAAACACTGTGCTAAAATATATAAGACAATTAGACGAAAATTAGGACGAAATATTACAGATCCTGCCGGATTACCTAACCTCTTAGGTGTTCGAGTGGTTGATTTGTTTACTGCTGCACCAAAGCCTGAGATGAGGGAACTGGTTCTAAAAGAATTTTGTAAAGCAGATACATCACTGCGTTTGATGGTGGCCTCTTCTGCTTTCGGACTTGGTGTTGACTGCCCAGACATTTCACGGATTATACATTGGGGTGCACCAAATACTTTAGAAGACTTGGTGCAAGAGTCTGGTCGAGCAGGACGAGATGGAAGACTATCCCAAGCAATACTATACCACAAAATAGTTAGGGAAAAGGTCAGCAAGCCAGTTCGAGAATATGGTAAAAACCAAATAGTTTGCAGAAGAACTTTGCTATTTAAGAAGTTTTTATTTAATGAAAAAAAGAAAGGGCTGATAAAAGCTTGTAACTGTTGTGACATTTGTGAGCCACTTTGTGTCTGTTCAAGATGTACAGATCAGGATAACAATTCCTAG
- the LOC136252303 gene encoding uncharacterized protein, whose amino-acid sequence MTPTRFKRVTVNYTYRSGLKKARNIYTPKRQETVVSMSRKSDKAASVNIVSFSKTKDYTMNALVLKMRCEMTKVCSTNCKTILREGDVKEFSWKKVWTGLKRHVPTSVSFFCSLLPKTPMKFLCFIICAILKRRCMHLALVQRTISIMLYSNGTNKEVYNCLQPFMICVAPSTTTKLIDSIASCYDANVKLWVENEKKTLSPSSESYELVYDPFEGLFSDEENIFDDSDEESIVDDYPVSDMWTDLEEEPSDSDEEHGEYDANGTQTGRQEESEQGQDNVDQEVRLGVNRNQRVIEIQDQEAMVEESHSRLESMQGQEVLPEEMLGQGVQIEDHREIDCGNSEILSPSVSNESSGQGNQADNLGVPIGPCQVIKPLHYGYTLTIDNIDMNVRRSFKD is encoded by the exons ATGACTCCCACAAGATTTAAAAGAGTAACA GTGAATTACACTTATCGCAGTGGGTTAAAGAAGGCCAGAAATATTTACACTCCAAAGCGACAAGAAACAGTTGTTAGCATGAGCAGAAAAAGTGACAAGGCTGCTTCTGTTAATATTGTTTCATTCAGTAAGACAAAGGATTATACAATGAATGCTTTAGTGCTTAAGATGCGATGTGAGATGACAAAAGTTTGTTCAACTAATTGCAAGACCATATTACGTGAAGGGGATGTGAAAGAATTCAGCTGGAAGAAAGTGTGGACAGGACTGAAGAGGCATGTTCCCACCTCGGTGTCGTTTTTCTGTTCATTGTTGCCAAAGACACCAATGAAATTTCTTTGCTTTATAATTTGTGCTATCTTGAAGAGGAGATGTATGCATTTGGCTCTTGTGCAACGGACTATCTCCATTATGCTCTATTCAAATGGTACCAACAAAGAG GTATACAACTGCTTACAGCCCTTCATGATTTGTGTGGCACCTTCAACAACAACCAAATTGATTGACAGTATTGCTAGCTGTTATGATGCCAATGTCAAGTTGTGGGTTGAAAATGAAAAG AAGACACTATCACCATCGTCAGAGTCATATGAGCTTGTTTATGACCCTTTTGAAGGGCTGTTTTCAGATGAAGAAAATATTTTTGATGACTCTGATGAGGAAAGCATTGTTGATGATTATCCTGTTAGTGACATGTGGACTGATTTAGAGGAAGAGCCTAGTGATAGTGATGAAGAGCATGGTGAATACGATGCAAATGGAACCCAAACAGGTAGACAAGAAGAGAGTGAGCAAGGACAGGACAATGTAGATCAAGAGGTCAGGCTTGGCGTGAATAGAAATCAAAGAGTCATTGAGATTCAAGACCAAGAAGCCATGGTGGAAGAGAGTCATAGCAGATTAGAAAGCATGCAAGGTCAAGAGGTGCTACCAGAAGAGATGTTAGGTCAAGGAGTTCAGATTGAAGATCACAGGGAAATTGATTGTGGAAATAGTGAAATTTTAAGCCCATCAGTTTCAAATGAGTCATCTGGTCAAGGTAATCAAGCAGATAACCTCGGAGTCCCTATAGGCCCTTGTCAAGTTATCAAACCACTCCATTATGGTTATACTTTAACTATTGACAATATTGACATGAACGTTAGGCGTAGTTTCAAAGATTAG
- the LOC136254168 gene encoding NACHT, LRR and PYD domains-containing protein 12-like, which produces MTMSTSGVKIYASGCDCPVLRDLVNHVVPSVANHWYQLGLQLLDPKYENELDIIEAADMKNDTKTCCRKMFSKWLNTDKLASWDKVIEALTLIGLNNVASNIKQLLGQVNHPPSTDDSSDEPVATERGKKKKTIKTKKKGTERMPRSVSAESGVAMEKRSGSETEKSQEAHQTGCKQVEKATDNIKARYRRKGLAKSSTEQDPWPPFHAKSFTNLALVHQKNLQLQVKENTTMAARIRTKGDIHKIPELTSSIKLENIHQIFTPITSDDQCPMSILIEGQPGIGKTTLAKEICLQWASNKLLTSAKLLLLLILRDPILQKITSTEELVKYTLPADQEQPVLSYLQNMNGTGVTFIIDGFDELTNELRRTSLFRKLIEGDILPNARVVVTSRPSASACLHQYVDRRIEVLRFEQSSKEQYIEESLKNCPSKLQILKRHFQLFPNINAMCYIPLSMTIIVFLCLAGSLPQTATEMFTSFILHTVCRHLKRTGKIGEDDYIKGLPPSVQQTLKQMEKVAFDGLVKDKIVFTMDDLPDICRDDPTCYGLLQSVENYCSDVIGLPGKSLNFLHLGIQEYFAAKYVETLPKHEVYAL; this is translated from the exons ATGACAATGTCTACCTCTGGAGTGAAGATTTATGCGAGTG GTTGTGATTGTCCTGTACTGAGAGATCTAGTAAATCACGTGGTGCCATCAGTAGCGAACCACTGGTATCAACTAGGACTACAGTTACTGGACCCAAAATATGAAAATGAACTGGACATCATTGAAGCAGCTGATATGAAGAATGACACCAAAACATGTTGTAGgaaaatgtttagtaaatggcTGAACACTGATAAGCTAGCTAGTTGGGACAAAGTGATAGAAGCTCTTACACTTATTGGACTGAACAATGTGGCTAGTAACATAAAGCAACTGTTAGGACAAG TTAACCATCCACCATCTACTGATGACTCAAGTGATGAACCAGTAGCTACTGAGAGAGGAAAGAAGAAGAAAACTATTAAGACCAAGAAGAAAGGAACTGAAAGAATGCCAAGATCAGTCAGTGCTGAATCAG GTGTTGCCATGGAGAAAAGAAGTGGCAGTGAAACAGAGAAATCACAAGAAGCCCATCAAACAG GATGCAAGCAGGTGGAAAAAGCTACTGACAATATTAAGGCAAGGTACCGACGTAAAGGATTAGCAAAATCTTCAACAGAACAAGACCCATGGCCTCCATTTCATGCCAAATCCTTCACTAACCTAGCACTAGTACACCAGAAAAATTTGCAGCTGCAGGTTAAAGAAAACACAACAATGGCAGCTAGGATACGCACCAAGGGAGACATACACAAAATACCTGAATTAACATCATCAATTAAACTAGAAAATATCCATCAAATATTCACTCCTATCACTTCAGATGATCAATGTCCTATGAGTATCCTAATAGAGGGTCAACCTGGAATTGGTAAGACAACACTGGCTAAGGAGATCTGTTTACAGTGGGCTAGCAATAAACTGCTCACATCAGCTAAACTGCTTTTACTATTGATATTAAGGGACCCAATTTTACAGAAGATCACTAGCACAGAAGAGTTGGTGAAATATACATTACCTGCTGATCAAGAACAACCTGTTTTGAGCTACTTACAAAACATGAATGGAACTGGAGTGACCTTCATcattgatggatttgatgaacTCACCAATGAACTACGCCGCACATCTTTGTTTAGGAAACTCATTGAAGGAGACATTCTACCTAATGCACGAGTAGTAGTGACATCAAGACCATCTGCTTCTGCTTGTCTACATCAGTATGTTGACAGAAGAATAGAAGTTCTCAGATTTGAACAATCTAGCAAAGAACAGTACATTGAAGAATCACTAAAGAATTGTCCTTCTAAGTTGCAAATTCTAAAGAGACATTTTCAACTGTTTCCCAATATTAATGCAATGTGTTACATACCTTTGAGCATGACAATCATAGTGTTCTTGTGTCTAGCAGGCTCCCTGCCACAAACTGCTACTGAAATGTTTACAAGCTTCATCCTACACACAGTCTGTCGCCATCTCAAGAGAACAGGAAAGATCGGTGAAGATGATTACATAAAAGGTTTACCACCTTCAGTCCAACAGACACTAAAACAAATGGAGAAAGTGGCTTTTGATGGTCTTGTCAAAGACAAAATAGTATTCACAATGGATGACTTACCTGACATTTGCAGGGATGATCCCACTTGTTATGGGCTATTACAATCTGTTGAAAATTATTGTTCAGATGTAATTGGACTTCCAGGTAAATCATTGAATTTCCTACACTTGGGAATACAAGAATATTTTGCTGCCAAGTATGTTGAAACTTTACCAAAACATGAGGTATATGCACTTTAA
- the LOC136253881 gene encoding protein NLRC3-like, with translation MSQRNLKELNLKSCAIGDHGICLLHHYLCGNTPSKLEITTIDLSGNNLTEASSSLIGDIICHIHPQNVYLAFNKITAIRNISTAVINTNTVKTLALNNNTSCITVQDAPAISDMMVYLEKLRIDTNALGDEGAIILSEGIMRTTTLKSLYLGYNDMSATGVIAISKCLKHNTSLQLLSMDGNFISEDVATAIAQALTENKTLKGLSLWHSSTPINDEPAMIILKTLHYNHSVTTLRVYYYRHLSHVLEREVEAINYARRKYNIEELMVSRKNFNILQQQ, from the coding sequence ATGTCGCAAAGAAATTTGAAGGAACTAAACCTGAAAAGCTGTGCTATTGGAGATCATGGCATCTGTTTGTTACACCACTACCTTTGTGGAAATACACCTAGCAAACTAGAAATAACAACAATTGACCTTAGCGGCAATAACCTCACTGAAGCATCATCATCGCTGATTGGTGACATCATTTGTCATATTCATCCTCAAAATGTATATTTGGCTTTTAATAAAATTACTGCTATTAGGAATATCTCCACTGCTGTAATTAATACTAATACAGTCAAAACGTTAGCACTGAACAATAATACCAGTTGCATTACAGTACAAGATGCACCAGCAATATCTGATATGATGGTATACTTGGAAAAACTACGCATTGACACTAATGCACTTGGTGATGAAGGGGCTATAATTCTGTCAGAAGGAATTATGAGAACCACCACACTGAAAAGTCTGTACCTTGGGTATAATGACATGTCAGCCACTGGAGTTATAGCAATTTCGAAGTGTTTAAAACACAACACTTCACTACAGCTGCTATCAATGGATGGCAATTTTATAAGCGAAGACGTAGCCACAGCTATTGCACAGGCTCTTACTGAAAACAAAACACTGAAGGGATTGTCACTGTGGCATTCTTCTACACCTATAAATGATGAGCCAGCCATGATAATATTAAAGACTCTACACTACAACCACTCTGTTACTACTCTAAGAGTTTATTATTACCGGCATTTAAGCCATGTTCTAGAGAGAGAAGTTGAAGCCATCAACTATGCAAGGAGAAAATATAATATAGAAGAATTAATGGTTTCCCGAAAAAATTTTAACATATTGCAGCAACAATAA